AATCAGGAATGACAGATAATTTGGAGAAGATAGAGGCATCTTTCAGAATCAAAATGTTGGCATAGCCATCTTTGTTTTCTTCAAAGATTTTCTTATCAGCGAAGTAATTTGTCAAGAGAATCAAAACATGACTAGCTTCACCAACATAATTTCCATTTTCTGTCTCTACCTTAATGTTAAAGACTTGATCCGTCATGACAGACTTCATGGTATTTACAGCATAGGCTAGAATACCGAATTTTGTCTTATCTTCAATTTCAACATTGTGAATCGCGTCAGGTAGAGAACCGATACTAAAGATATAACCGAAATAATTGTCATTCGCTTTACCGATATCGATCTTATTGGTTAAGTCAAAGTCGAGTTCATCTATCGCACTATCGATGTCTTGATTGATTTCCAACAGTTTTGTAATGAGGTTACCCGTACCGCCTGGGATAATTCCTAACTTAGGAATGTAGTCTCTCTCAGCAATACCAGAAATGACTTCATTAACTGTCCCGTCTCCACCAAACACAACCACTGCATCGTACTGCTCATGAGAAGCCTCTTGAGCAAAATGGGTTGCATCCAGTGCTTTTTCGGTAATTTTGGTTTCCACGTGCTCAAAGTATTCTTTGGCTTTATTCTCCAGCTTTTCTTTGTAATCCAAAGCCTTTTCCCCACCAGAAGTAGGATTAATAATAACCATTGCTTTTTTCATTAATTTCTCCTTAATTTTCATTAGAAATATTTATATTTCGTCAATTGCAACTAAATGTACTCCCATTATACAATGAAAATACAGAAAAGAAAAATCTCACGTATTGGAGATTAATCTGATTTTATTCTATTTTCCCATCATTTAACTACAGCCTTTAAGGGTTCATCCAAGTAAGAATAAGTCTTATTCTTTATCCAATCAGGAATTCCGTAAGCTGCCTCTACTATGCTACCAGTTATTGCAGCGAGAGTATCACTTTCGCCACCAAGTGAAATGGCATTTCTTATTGCATCTTCGAAATCTCTACTTTCAAGAAAAGCAATAATGGCTTGGGGGACAGTTTCTTGACATGTTTCGTTAAAACGATAGTTAGGGCGGATTTCATCTAAAGTTTGAGATAGATTGTAGCTGTGTTCTTCTCTATATAATCCTTAATCTGTCTTTTACACTCTGTATGATTGTCATTGATTGGTTGCTCATAATCTCCACAATAACCTCCAAAGTAATAACGACACAGAAAAATAGCATCAGCTGTAGCCATAGCACCTTTAATACTTTCTGGATGATTATGAGTTACCTCTGCAGAAAGACTCGCAAGTTATCTAGATGATGGCCACGTACCGGTTCTCTCATAGACATCACAGTCCATGACTCAAGCACATGGAGAAACACGCATAGCTGAACCATTCCCAAAGCTAGTAAAAGGCTCACGGTTATCGCTGTTTAGCCATGCATTAAACCGAACACCATAATCAGCATCTGGATACAGTCTGCCATATTTCTTCATCGTGCCAATGAAGTCGTCTTTTTGTCCCCCATTCATAATCGTTTCTGCAATAGCACAGGTCATCACCGTATCATCCGTAAAAAAGCAGTCCTTCCGAAATAAAGGAAAGTCCTTCGTTTTAATATTGTTTCATTCGTAAATAGAACCGACAATATCTCCAATAATTGCTTCTATCATGAGATTTCTCTTTTTATAGTATTCTTCAATTCCCTACATCAATCCTTCAAGTTCTTCCTTCACATATTCCTCTACATCTTCCATCTCTACAAACATTGAGTCTAAATGACATAAGAAGTGCCAATCTTCGCTCCCTTTTTTTCTGTAAAGAATCGCTTCGCCGTCTTCACTTCCGAAAAAGCTTCTGTCGATTTCATATCCGCGGCTTTCTAAGAAGTCTTTTACTTTACGATAGTTCGCTTCTCTTGTTTCAACATAAGCTTTAACCTCATGGTTGTTGACGACATATGCATCGATTTTTGAATGTCCTTCGATCACTCTATCGTTTTTGAGGGATAAATTTGAAATCTCTTTCCAAATAATGTCTACATTTTCCTCAGGATCGAACATAAATTTAGATAAAGGAACAATATTTCCGTTAAAAATAATTTCCATATAATCCGGTATGTTTTTAGGATTAAAATACTCCATTTCAAAACCATCTTCTGTTTCCAGAGCGTACCCCGGGATTTGAGCTACAAAGTCTTTCCCCTCTTCTAAAGAATCAAAAGCGACTAAATCTGTTGAATAACTATTTTGATATAACTCTAATATAACCATCTATAACCTCTTCTAAATTGTCCATAGATTAATTTTTCAAAACATAAAACCGATTAGTTAGTAACCGTTAGAATATAGAAAATTCTTTTTTCCATCTTCTTAAAACAGATTATTTTATTATTGACAGACTAAGCTTGCACCAGCAACACTACACACTAGACGATTCGGACTTACCGTATCATTTCGATGGTTTCCTTCCTCATTCTACGGGTCCTATCCCATGGGCGGCGCTTCTATTTCTACTTCGCTGATGCCTCAGCTCGCATAAGCAGTGAAACTGCCTCAACATGATACGTCTGCGGAACTCAAAAGGTTTGGGGAACCTTTTGAGGATTAACTACGTTTCTCCAACAAGCTTACACACTCAGCGGTTCGCTGTTACCGTATCGTTTCGTCGAAAACTCCTTACTCTACGACAGCTATCCCATGGGCGGAGCATCTACTTCTACTTCGCCGATGTCTCAGCTCGTACAAGCAGTGATACCGCCTCAACATGTGGAGTTAGTCAACATCTATATTATATAACGAAAGTGATAGAGTTGTTGTTTAAAATTAAACTTTAGAATGAAAATATTTAAAAAAAGTAGATCACTTTTAGAAGTGTCCTACTTGTATTATTTTTATTTAAAAAGGGATAAATCCTTAACAAAAGGGGTGTACTCCCGCGCCTTCGGGAAGGAAAAAAAGAAATGGCGCAAAATCAAGGTTTTATTTTTGAAATTTACCAGAAAATACCCTTAATGAAAGTAACGTAGTTCTTGTTGATGGTCATAGTGTGTTCTATTGATGCACGTTCAACGGTTACTAGATTTAGGTTAAAATCGTTAAAGCCCATATCATAGTTTAAAAAAGCGATTATACAAAAACTTGTATATCGCTCTGTTTGTTCACTTACTTTGACAAAGTGGAGGTATCTATCCTCAAGGTCCTCAATGCATTCCATACTGCCAGTAGCGTTACACCAACATCTGCAAAGATTGCCTCCCACATATTAGAAATTCCCAATCCACTTAGAACCAAGAAAATTAGTTTAACTACAATAGCCAAGGTCATGTTTTGCCGAGCTATTCTGACTGTCTTTTTAGCCAGTCGAATGACTTGAGGAAGTTTTCCAAGGTCATCATCCATCAGTACAACATCTGCTGATTCAATGGCTGCGTCCGAACCTAGCCCTCCCATAGCAATACCAACATCTGCCCTAGCAAGAACCGGTGCATCATTCACTCCATCTCCAACAAAGGCAACAGCCTGCTGAGACTGAGTCAGAATTTCCTCAAATGTACTCACCTTATCCTGAGGCAAGCAATCTCCAAATGCATCATTGAAGGCAAATTGCTGTGCAAATTCATCAACCACTGCCTGACGATCACCTGAAAGGAGAACCGTTTTTTTAATTCCGACCGCCTGTAAATCCTTCAAGGCCTCGATGCTCGTCTCCTTCACTTGGTCTGTGATAAGGAAATAGCCTAAAAAGTGACTGTCCTCTGCCAAATAGAGAACTGTTCCTGTGCTGTCAATAGCTGGATAAGCAATCCCTTGAACTTCCATTAATCTAGCATTCCCAAGATAGAGCTGTCTGCCATCTATCCTACCGGACATGCCCTGCCCTGGTAGCTCGGTAATCTGACTCACCCTATTCTCGTCCACTTCCTGTCCATAGGCTGTTCGAATCGAGTTTGCGATTGGATGATTGGAATAGCTTTCCAAATGGGCAGCGAGGTACAGAATATTATCCTCGATACCTTCTGCGTTGACAACGGTATCTACCGCAAAGATACCTTTTGTAATTGTCCCCGTCTTATCAAATACGACCGTATCCAACTTGGCAAGAGCCTCTAAATAATTTCCACCTTTCACTAAGACACCTAATTTAGATGCTCCCCCTAGCCCGCCAAAGAAACTCATTGGTACCGAAACCGCAAGAGCACAAGGGCAAGAAATGACTAAAAAGGTAAGTGCCCGATAAAGCCAAGTCGACCACTCCCCTAAACCAAGCAAGGGAGGCAGGCTTGCAAGCAGAAAAGCGATTCCGACAACCACTGGTGTATACACACGCGAAAAACGTGTGATCATCCGTTCCGTCTCCGCTTTTTTATTGCTTGCATTTTCAACTAATTCCAAAATTTTGTTGACCGTTGATTGCGAAAAAGTCTTTCTCACTTCAATTACCAATGGACTAGTCAAATTGATCACACCACTTGTAATGTCCTCACCAACGCCAATTTCCCTAGGCAGTGATTCTCCTGTCAAGGCTGACGTATCCAGAATAGAACGACCTTTTCTGACCAGACCATCTAGGGGCACCTTCTCCCCAGGCTTAACTAAAATATGGTCCGCAACCCTTACTGTTTCAGGGTCTACTTGAACGGCTTCTCCCCCCTCTAGTCTCCAAGCCTTATCCGACCGAATATCCATCAATTGTGCAATGGACTGACGAGATTGAGAGGTGGCCTTGTCTTGGAAATACTCCCCAATCTGATAAAAAAGCATGACGGCTACTGCCTCTGGAAATTCTCCCAAGAGAAAGGCTCCTAAGGTCGCGATACTCATCAAAAAGTTTTCATCAAAAATATTGCCACGTTGAATATTTTGAACCATCTTGATAAGAACCTTATGACCGATAATGATATATAGGGTCAGATAATAGACCAGACGAATCCAGAAATACTCCTCTGGCAGGAAAAAGCCGAAGGCAAATAGAATCGTAACAGCAAGTAGCAGCTCTTTCGCCCAATCTCGTTTTTCTGGAAGTGCCTCTTCCTTTTTATCACTGATCACTTCGATTCCAGGTTCAATAGCATCTACTAAGTCAATAATTTCCTTATCTATCCCATCTTCGCTTTTTGTTTCCAAAGTCAGCTTTTGAGCTATCAGATTGACAGTGGCAGATTCTACCTGCTCCAATTGATTGACAGCACGTTCAATCTTAGCAGCACAATTGCCACAGTCAATTCCCCGAAGTACATACTCTTTCTTCATGTTTTTCCTCCTTCAAATGCTTCAGTGTCAAAGACAAGACTGATGCGACATGATTATCCGCAAGTTCATAATAGGTCATCTTTCCTTTTTTCTCCCCCTTGACCAATTGGCAGTCCCGCAGATAGCGTAGTTGGTGAGAAATAGCAGACTTGGTCATCTGTAACGCAATCGCTAAGTCTCCGACACAAATTGGATTTTGCCGTACTGCTTGTAAAATCCGCAAACGAGTTGGATCAGAAATCGCCTTAAAAAAATTGGACATATTTAGCAATGTAACGGTATCAAACTCCGTCTCATGGACCCCTTGAATTAAATCTGGATTACAAGCTGTTAAACACTGTGACATATTTTGTATTCCTCCTATCCTAAAGTTGTATCAAGTAACATCATAATTAGAAATCCGTCCATAAACTCACCTGTTGCAATATCGGTATTCTTGTGTTCTTGAGCACCTGGCACAAGTTTTTCCACTACAACATAAATCATGGCTCCTGCCGCAAATGAGAGAGCATAAGGTAGTAGCTGGGGCATAGACATAACAGCATAGGCCCCTAAAACAACTGCAATCGGCTCAACAATCGCTGACATGGCGCCATAGTAGAAAGCTGATTTCCTACTTCGCCCTTCTGCCCGTAGCGGCAAGGACAAGGCAGAGCCTTCTGGAATATTTTGGATACCAATTCACAAGGCTAATCCAAGGGCACTCATCCACGTAAAGGAAAGTCCAGTTGTGGCATTTGCCACACCAACTGCTAAGCCCTCTGGTATATTATGAATCACTACCGCCAGATAAAGCAGCATGGTCTTTGATAAGGGTCTTTGGGGATTCAAAATCCCTTCCTTATCACTCATCTGTTGATTCAAATGCAGGTGGGGAACCAAATAATCAATAAAGCGGATAATTAAGCCCCCGACAATAAAAACCAACAGCCGTCGGCAACCAGTAAAATCTGTTTGCAGCCATTGACTGGCTATAGCCAAATGAAAGGACAAGCAAAGACCAGACTGCAGCTGCCGTCATAATACCCGCTGCCAAGCCCATCATCATATCCATGAATTTTTGATGAATGGTTTTGACAAAAAAGACCAAACTAGCACCGATAATGGTACAAAACAGGTGAATAAGCCAGCTAATAAAGCTTGCATTACTGGTGATAGAGATGAAAAAAATGACATCTTATACCTCAATAATCGATAATAGTTGAGCAACTGTTCAACTATTACCATTACCTCCTAGTCTATGGAAACAAACACATACCTATAGGGTATTCTACTCACTCTGATACCTATCCTACCATATAAGAAAAATAGTTCCCCAAACCATCATAGTGATATCTGAAAATAAAAAAGGGGGGCCAAAACTATTCCCA
This window of the Streptococcus sp. 116-D4 genome carries:
- a CDS encoding diacylglycerol/lipid kinase family protein — protein: MKKAMVIINPTSGGEKALDYKEKLENKAKEYFEHVETKITEKALDATHFAQEASHEQYDAVVVFGGDGTVNEVISGIAERDYIPKLGIIPGGTGNLITKLLEINQDIDSAIDELDFDLTNKIDIGKANDNYFGYIFSIGSLPDAIHNVEIEDKTKFGILAYAVNTMKSVMTDQVFNIKVETENGNYVGEASHVLILLTNYFADKKIFEENKDGYANILILKDASIFSKLSVIPDLLKGDVVANDNIEYIRARTIKISSDSELESDVDGDKSDNLPVEIKVLAQRVEVFSKPKED
- a CDS encoding heavy metal translocating P-type ATPase; translation: MKKEYVLRGIDCGNCAAKIERAVNQLEQVESATVNLIAQKLTLETKSEDGIDKEIIDLVDAIEPGIEVISDKKEEALPEKRDWAKELLLAVTILFAFGFFLPEEYFWIRLVYYLTLYIIIGHKVLIKMVQNIQRGNIFDENFLMSIATLGAFLLGEFPEAVAVMLFYQIGEYFQDKATSQSRQSIAQLMDIRSDKAWRLEGGEAVQVDPETVRVADHILVKPGEKVPLDGLVRKGRSILDTSALTGESLPREIGVGEDITSGVINLTSPLVIEVRKTFSQSTVNKILELVENASNKKAETERMITRFSRVYTPVVVGIAFLLASLPPLLGLGEWSTWLYRALTFLVISCPCALAVSVPMSFFGGLGGASKLGVLVKGGNYLEALAKLDTVVFDKTGTITKGIFAVDTVVNAEGIEDNILYLAAHLESYSNHPIANSIRTAYGQEVDENRVSQITELPGQGMSGRIDGRQLYLGNARLMEVQGIAYPAIDSTGTVLYLAEDSHFLGYFLITDQVKETSIEALKDLQAVGIKKTVLLSGDRQAVVDEFAQQFAFNDAFGDCLPQDKVSTFEEILTQSQQAVAFVGDGVNDAPVLARADVGIAMGGLGSDAAIESADVVLMDDDLGKLPQVIRLAKKTVRIARQNMTLAIVVKLIFLVLSGLGISNMWEAIFADVGVTLLAVWNALRTLRIDTSTLSK
- a CDS encoding ArsR/SmtB family transcription factor produces the protein MSQCLTACNPDLIQGVHETEFDTVTLLNMSNFFKAISDPTRLRILQAVRQNPICVGDLAIALQMTKSAISHQLRYLRDCQLVKGEKKGKMTYYELADNHVASVLSLTLKHLKEEKHEERVCTSGN